From one Gossypium hirsutum isolate 1008001.06 chromosome D08, Gossypium_hirsutum_v2.1, whole genome shotgun sequence genomic stretch:
- the LOC107915412 gene encoding 1-aminocyclopropane-1-carboxylate oxidase 3-like, with protein sequence MATFPVINLEKLNGDERSRIMEQIKDACENWGFFEVMNHGIPHDFMDTVERLTKEHYKKCMEQRFKELVASKALEGLEAEVTDMDWESTFHLCHLPESNMAEIPDLSDEYRKVMKEFAVKLEKLAEELLDLFCENIGLEKGYLKKAFYGAKGPTFGTKVSNYPPCPTPDKIKGLRAHTDAGGIILLFQDPVVGGLQLLKDGEWVDVPPLRHSIVINLGDQLEVITNGKYKSVEHRVIAQTDGTRMSLASFYNPGSDAVIYPAPALVEKEAEEKNKQVYPKFVFEEYMKLYAGLKFQAKEPRFEAMKAMEATAPIATA encoded by the exons ATGGCTACTTTCCCAGTGATCAACTTAGAGAAGCTTAATGGTGATGAGAGATCAAGAATCATGGAGCAAATCAAGGATGCCTGTGAAAACTGGGGATTTTTTGAG GTGATGAACCATGGGATTCCACATGATTTTATGGACACTGTTGAGAGATTAACGAAAGAACATTATAAGAAATGTATGGAACAAAGGTTTAAAGAACTGGTAGCAAGCAAGGCTCTTGAAGGACTTGAGGCTGAAGTTACGGATATGGATTGGGAAAGTACATTTCACTTGTGCCATCTCCCTGAATCAAACATGGCTGAAATCCCAGATCTCAGTGATGAATATAg GAAAGTGATGAAGGAATTTGCAGTGAAATTGGAGAAACTAGCAGAGGAGTTGTTGGATTTGTTTTGTGAGAATATTGGATTAGAGAAAGGGTATTTGAAAAAGGCGTTTTATGGGGCAAAAGGTCCAACCTTTGGCACCAAAGTTAGCAACTATCCACCATGTCCGACCCCAGACAAAATCAAGGGACTCAGAGCCCATACTGATGCAGGTGGCATCATCTTGCTGTTCCAAGACCCCGTCGTCGGCGGCCTTCAGCTTCTTAAAGACGGCGAGTGGGTCGATGTTCCACCGCTCCGCCACTCCATCGTCATCAACCTCGGTGATCAGCTCGAG GTGATCACCAATGGCAAGTACAAAAGTGTGGAGCACCGAGTCATAGCCCAAACCGATGGAACTCGGATGTCTTTAGCTTCATTCTACAACCCCGGCAGCGACGCTGTCATCTATCCGGCGCCGGCGTTGGTGGAGAAAGAAGCTGAGGAAAAGAACAAACAGGTTTACCCCAAATTTGTGTTTGAAGAGTACATGAAACTGTATGCAGGACTGAAATTCCAGGCCAAGGAACCAAGGTTTGAAGCCATGAAAGCGATGGAAGCTACTGCTCCCATTGCAAcagcttaa